The Oncorhynchus kisutch isolate 150728-3 unplaced genomic scaffold, Okis_V2 Okis07a-Okis12b_hom, whole genome shotgun sequence genome includes a region encoding these proteins:
- the LOC109885850 gene encoding uncharacterized protein LOC109885850, with translation MATTKQTAVNYVTDRRLDLIRLLKDLTLIVDNLQQQRVFLNEEVEVINSKETRSDKAREILDRVVKKGEAACYKLLEILYITRQRTLLEPSSDSKDRRQHDLYHWISCFPFKEDQEVDTGILEGSINCHRYQTQLKCKARKITEGAWKQSCSLLPERCRTEGTFSYTPVVLDTDVHSSLSKIKVKSKRCKKARPKKLKSFIPLAKQETSPAELLKTHEKKILLVGKPGIGKTTVAHQMLNLWAEKDHRELDYMFYFEVRNISHRKPMSLEDLLFNMYSEPKDSKEEVLQDIKKNSENVVIIFDGITDLSSLSVVKDLVENLLPDAKVVTTCRPDRSEDFLTDWPTDWFRVEVKGFSDESIRAYLTQMLSAEPDSLSSVLNNLELFSLCHVPMYALIVVACIYFPTSEASEQTCTITEMYSNILRHCIQKHSGRRRKDIDIYLKENREKILSLAEIAFDATNEKNMNLTTLSCEESSVHFAFLGAFMVNISPTASDTCAAFLHYTMQEFFGALWLLQNPDKIREVLEKCQTEQWKHTKHLIPFLFGLLNDKNIRLVNSLVPAEQIKKMSDWFFKEVVNTFLPSQANQDHVEGGDPEFEIDLLFLCQCLYEYQSTEACQLLLDKLDYHLDLSGEHLDPHQCCAVSYVTSQSAERKVGLDLNGCTVSDQGVRLILGSLKNVRHLGPSSDDSSDPSMLCQLWTTLLSSEAEMDFTSLLGICGNELHLPVQGEGRVFERAEEVMTQSLERVHLCLHWDQRTVLSKALSKTILKCLPNINKLRFTPLQHQRRSPERLETEDKAVLLDLCLQAALDHRETFQRTVNTLLSLFSVYQTERYDILLDLYSHVKYNRNQTARSILPSLQPLYQSAPAVWSIDLSERKASLLLEVLKLQPEKKPVELKDWSDEESEVRSFLQCLSYISQLRFSPLKDNTKRRKREKTFLLNLCLQAALHERGTIQTTVEKVLLLSKVYHNQKCDFLLDLCSHVKDYETQTGRSVLPALQTVYQLAPAVWSIDLSERKASLLLEVLKLQPEKKPVELKGWSDEESEVRSFLQCLPYISQLR, from the exons ATGGCAACCACTAAACAGACTGCTGTGAACTATGTCACAGATCGCAGACTGGACCTTATCAGATTGCTCAAGGATCTGACACTTATTGTTGACAACCTTCAGCAGCAGAGAGTTTTCCTTAATGAGGAAGTGGAAGTTATTAATAGTAAGGAGACAAGAAGTGACAAAGCCAGAGAAATACTGGACAGAGTCGTTAAAAAGGGAGAAGCTGCATGTTACAAGTTACTGGAGATTCTGTACATTACGAGACAGAGGACATTACTGGAGCCTTCCTCTGATTCAAAGGACAGACGGCAGCATGACCTGTACCACTGGATCAGCTGCTTCCCATTCAAGGAAGACCAAGAGGTGGACACTGGCATCCTTGAAG GCTCAATAAACTGTCACAGATATCAGACACAGCTGAAATGTAAAGCACGGAAGATCACAGAGGGTGCATGGAAACAAAGCTGTAGTCTCCTACCAGAGAGATGTAGAACTGAGGGGACTTTCTCTTATACCCCTGTTGTGTTAGATACAGACGTGCATTCATCTCTCTCTAAAATTAAAGTGAAGAGCAAAAGATGCAAGAAAGCTCGGCCTAAAAAACTAAAGAGCTTCATCCCCTTGGCCAAACAGGAAACATCCCCTGCTGAGCTGCTTAAAACACATGAGAAAAAAATCCTCCTGGTTGGAAAACCTGGAATTGGAAAAACAACAGTCGCCCATCAAATGTTGAACCTCTGGGCAGAGAAAGATCACAGAGAACTagattacatgttttattttgagGTGAGAAACATTTCACACAGAAAACCCATGAGCCTGGAGGACCTTCTCTTTAACATGTACAGTGAGCCAAAAGACAGTAAAGAAGAAGTGTTACAGGATATTAAGAAGAACTCTGAAAAcgttgtcatcatatttgatGGAATCAcagacctctcctctctgtcggtagtaaaggaccttgtggagaACCTCCTCCCGGATGCAAAGGTTGTGACCACATGCAGACCAGATAGATCTGAAGACTTCCTGACAGACTGGCCCACAGACTGGTTCAGAGTGGAGGTGAAAGGGTTCAGTGATGAATCCATCAGGGCTTATTTAACACAGATGCTGAGTGCTGAGCCTGACTCCTTGAGCAGTGTGTTAAACAACCTAGAGTTGTTCAGTCTGTGCCATGTCCCAATGTACGCACTGATTGTGGTTGCCTGCATTTATTTCCCTACATCAGAGGCTTCTGAACAGACATGCACTATAactgaaatgtacagcaacatccTCCGTCACTGCAtccaaaaacacagtggcagaCGACGTAAGGATATCGACATTTATCTcaaagaaaacagagagaaaatatTGTCTTTGGCAGAAATTGCTTTTGATGCAACAAATGAGAAAAACATGAACTTGACAACACTGAGTTGTGAAGAAAGCAGTGTCCATTTTGCGTTCTTGGGGGCATTTATGGTTAACATTTCACCCACAGCATCAGACACTTGCGCTGCATTTCTCCATTACACAATGCAGGAGTTCTTTGGTGCCCTTTGGCTCTTACAGAATCCAGACAAAATCAGAGAGGTTCTCGAGAAGTGCCAGACTGAACAGTGGAAACACACAAAACACTTGATTCCTTTCCTGTTTGGGCTTCTGAATGACAAGAATATTAGATTGGTAAACAGTCTAGTTCCAGCTGAACAGATCAAGAAGATGTCAGATTGGTTCTTCAAGGAAGTGGTGAACACATTTCTTCCATCTCAAGCAAACCAAGATCATGTAGAAGGTGGTGATCCTGAGTTTGAGATAGATCTTCTGTTTTTGTGTCAGTGCTTGTATGAATATCAGTCTACTGAGGCCTGTCAGCTTCTCCTGGACAAACTGGACTATCATCTAGACCTGAGTGGAGAACATCTTGATCCTCACCAGTGCTGTGCAGTCTCTTATGTGACAAGTCAGTCTGCAGAGAGAAAGGTTGGATTGGACCTGAACGGCTGCACTGTGTCAGACCAAGGAGTAAGGCTGATACTGGGCTCTCTGAAGAATGTCAGACATCTTGG ACCATCCTCTGATGATTCATCTGACCCCTCAATGTTGTGTCAACTCTGGACAACTTTGCTGAGCAGTGAGGCAGAGATGGACTTCACCAGCTTACTTGGTATCTGTGGAAATGAGTTGCACCTTCCAGTCCAGGGTGAAGGACGAGTGTTTGAGAGAGCAGAAGAAGTGATGACACAGAGTCTAGAGAGGGTTCATCTCTGTCTACACTGGGATCAGAGAACTGTTCTCAGTAAAGCTCTCAGCAAAACCATCTTAAAGTGTCTACCAAATATCAACAAACTCAG GTTTACCCCTCTACAACATCAGAGAAGATCCCCTGAAAGACTGGAGACAGAAGATAAAGCAGTCCTACTAGATTTGTGTCTACAAGCAGCACTAGATCACAGAGAAACATTCCAGAGAACTGTGAACACACTGCTGTCACTGTTCTCTGTGTATCAAACTGAGAGATATGACATCCTGCTGGATCTGTACTCTCATGTGAAGTACAATAGGAATCAAACAGCCAGGAGTATCCTTCCATCATTGCAGCCACTTTACCAGTCAGCTCCTGCAGTCTGGTCCATAGACCTCTCTGAGAGAAAGGCCTCCCTCCTCCTAGAAGTGCTGAAACTCCAACCAGAGAAGAAACCAGTAGAGCTGAAGGACTGGTCAGATGAAGAGAGTGAAGTGAGGAGTTTCCTTCAGTGTCTGTCCTACATCTCACAGCTGAG ATTTTCTCCACTGAAGGATAACacaaagaggagaaagagagagaagacattcCTACTGAATCTGTGTCTTCAAGCAGCTCTCCATGAGAGAGGAACCATACAAACAACTGTAGAGAAAGTGTTGTTGCTGTCTAAAGTATATCACAATCAGAAATGTGATTTCCTGCTGGATCTGTGCTCACATGTGAAGGACTATGAGACTCAAACAGGCAGGAGTGTCCTTCCAGCATTACAGACAGTTTACCAGTTAGCTCCTGCAGTCTGGTCCATAGACCTCTCAGAGAGAAAGGCCTCCCTCCTCCTAGAAGTGCTGAAACTCCAACCAGAGAAGAAACCAGTAGAGCTGAAGGGCTGGTCAGATGAAGAGAGTGAAGTGAGGAGTTTCCTTCAGTGTCTGCCCTACATCTCACAGCTGAGGTGA